A region from the Nitrososphaerales archaeon genome encodes:
- a CDS encoding chlorite dismutase family protein, which translates to MYRNSRTFLNFSFFKIDPKWRWMNEQTKQDSAKEFISIINSDKNVQCRSYSTLGLREDADFLLWMIADELDKTQNLISQLYNTVLGKYITPSYNYLSVTRPSAYAPASMPAFMKGEKPLRYVIVYPFIKSRDWYLLPFEERKKMMEEHAMIGKKFPQVKLNTTYSFGLDDQDFMLAFETDDLTAFQDLIMQLRETQVSKYVVKDTPMLVCVCKELEELIRSLG; encoded by the coding sequence ATGTATCGTAATTCAAGAACCTTCCTCAATTTCTCTTTCTTCAAAATAGACCCTAAATGGCGGTGGATGAATGAACAAACAAAACAGGATTCTGCAAAAGAATTCATTTCCATCATTAATTCTGACAAGAATGTGCAATGTAGATCCTACTCTACACTGGGACTCAGAGAGGATGCGGATTTTCTACTTTGGATGATTGCTGATGAACTGGACAAGACGCAGAATCTGATATCACAATTATATAACACTGTCCTAGGAAAATACATAACTCCTAGTTACAACTACCTATCTGTTACGAGGCCTTCAGCATATGCTCCTGCATCTATGCCTGCCTTTATGAAGGGAGAGAAGCCTCTCCGGTATGTAATTGTATATCCGTTCATAAAGAGCAGGGATTGGTATCTTCTTCCATTTGAGGAGCGTAAGAAGATGATGGAAGAACATGCAATGATTGGGAAGAAATTCCCTCAGGTGAAATTGAACACTACATACTCCTTTGGTCTTGATGACCAAGATTTCATGCTCGCGTTTGAGACGGACGATCTTACAGCATTTCAGGATCTTATAATGCAGTTAAGAGAAACACAAGTAAGTAAATATGTGGTGAAGGACACACCAATGTTAGTATGTGTGTGCAAGGAATTGGAGGAATTGATAAGGAGTCTGGGCTGA
- a CDS encoding transcription factor IIB, translating to MSESFYTNSCPECSTNLIEDMSKGECFCPSCGYVVVDQIESFGPESISSDVEDRMKNARTGSPMSYSLHDLGLRTEIAYSFKDFSGKPLDSAVAEQMYGVRKWHSRIRVSSPKERRLSNVLSKINETCASMNLPKLIVETASMIYRNYENQNTAKGKSVSCMAAATVYLACKRCGVLRTLEEIVSAAAGQNAYSSYLKLTSKYYRMLVMDVGDSAQPQLSIDHYISKLANMAKIDVKVVRLAVEMAHVTEDHILADGKAPNGLAAAYLYIASILLGVNVLQRDVSSLSNVTEVTIRNRCKDILTNFKMRVTLKPQGTLHN from the coding sequence ATGAGCGAGTCGTTTTACACCAATAGTTGTCCCGAATGCAGTACAAACTTGATAGAAGATATGAGCAAAGGCGAGTGTTTCTGCCCAAGTTGTGGATACGTCGTTGTGGATCAGATAGAAAGTTTCGGACCGGAATCTATATCATCTGACGTGGAGGATAGAATGAAGAATGCTAGAACTGGCAGTCCTATGAGCTACTCGCTGCATGACCTTGGTCTTAGAACGGAAATTGCTTATTCTTTCAAAGACTTTAGCGGCAAGCCATTGGACTCGGCGGTAGCAGAACAGATGTATGGAGTAAGGAAATGGCATTCTAGGATAAGGGTCTCTTCGCCAAAGGAAAGAAGGTTATCAAACGTGCTATCAAAGATAAACGAAACCTGCGCATCTATGAATCTACCTAAGCTTATAGTAGAAACTGCATCAATGATCTATAGAAACTATGAAAACCAAAATACGGCTAAGGGAAAGTCAGTTTCATGCATGGCTGCAGCTACGGTCTATCTTGCATGCAAAAGGTGTGGAGTGTTAAGAACGCTGGAAGAAATCGTTAGTGCGGCAGCGGGACAGAATGCTTATAGTTCATACCTTAAACTGACTTCCAAGTATTACAGGATGCTCGTAATGGATGTGGGTGACAGTGCGCAACCACAGCTTTCTATAGATCATTATATTTCAAAGCTCGCCAACATGGCAAAGATCGATGTTAAAGTAGTAAGGTTAGCTGTTGAGATGGCGCATGTAACAGAGGATCATATATTGGCTGATGGCAAAGCACCGAATGGTCTTGCAGCCGCTTATCTCTATATAGCTTCTATACTGCTTGGAGTCAATGTGTTGCAGCGTGATGTTTCAAGCCTTTCCAATGTAACCGAGGTTACGATAAGAAACAGATGCAAGGACATACTTACAAACTTCAAAATGCGAGTTACCCTCAAACCACAGGGAACCCTACACAACTAA
- the sufC gene encoding Fe-S cluster assembly ATPase SufC, whose protein sequence is MVKLDIKNLHVSIDNKEIIKGLDFSTNQGEVHAIMGPNGSGKSTLAYTLLGHPKYTVTEGDILIDGESLLEMSTDERAKKGLFLGFQYPTEVAGVGYSNFLRSAYNNLSKAFGQENREVFLTVREFHDYIKKNLEFVGLDSSFLGRYLNEGFSGGEKKRSEVLQMLVLKPNFAILDEPDSGLDIDAVKAVAGAINQLVNPESGVIVITHYARILRYMKKLDYVHVMSKGRIVKSGARELAEMLEEKGYSWLEE, encoded by the coding sequence ATGGTAAAATTAGATATTAAGAATTTGCATGTTAGCATTGATAACAAAGAGATAATTAAAGGGCTTGACTTCAGCACAAACCAAGGAGAGGTCCATGCAATAATGGGCCCTAATGGTTCTGGTAAGAGTACATTAGCATACACTTTGTTGGGACATCCAAAGTATACTGTTACCGAGGGAGATATTCTAATTGATGGCGAAAGTTTGTTAGAAATGTCAACTGATGAACGGGCGAAGAAGGGGCTCTTCTTGGGCTTCCAGTATCCAACGGAAGTGGCGGGCGTAGGTTATAGCAACTTTTTGCGAAGTGCCTATAATAACCTTAGTAAAGCATTCGGCCAGGAAAATAGGGAAGTATTCCTGACAGTCAGAGAATTTCATGATTACATAAAGAAAAACCTAGAATTTGTAGGGCTTGATAGTTCATTTTTAGGAAGATACCTTAATGAAGGATTTTCAGGCGGAGAGAAGAAGCGATCAGAAGTCTTGCAGATGCTCGTTTTGAAGCCCAACTTTGCTATACTTGACGAGCCAGATTCTGGTCTCGATATAGATGCTGTAAAGGCTGTTGCGGGTGCAATAAACCAGCTGGTAAATCCAGAAAGCGGTGTCATCGTTATAACTCATTATGCTAGGATCCTGCGTTACATGAAGAAGCTTGACTATGTGCATGTGATGTCTAAGGGTAGGATCGTCAAGTCGGGAGCAAGGGAACTTGCAGAGATGCTGGAAGAGAAGGGTTACAGCTGGCTCGAGGAATAG
- a CDS encoding thioredoxin domain-containing protein: MKKNSNFMLVIIPIIAVSIGIGAFALSNKQEPIDDRSELVFGGPPILGNPNARVTLLEWGDYQCTYCYRFHANTKDSLFTNFIGNGKVKFVFRDFTLNGPASVLAAEASYCAGDQGKYWEYHDELYSNWEGENTGWVNMHNLKKFASNVGLNIESFDKCLQSGKYQQRVLDNYKFGQRIGINATPTFLIIDNEGNTQVIKGAQPYSVFEQVLGQKLNM, encoded by the coding sequence ATGAAGAAAAATAGCAACTTTATGCTAGTAATTATACCTATCATAGCAGTTTCAATTGGTATAGGGGCGTTTGCATTGTCAAATAAGCAAGAACCCATCGATGATAGATCCGAACTTGTATTTGGAGGCCCTCCAATACTAGGCAATCCAAATGCACGTGTGACCCTTCTGGAATGGGGCGATTATCAATGTACGTATTGCTATAGATTCCATGCAAATACGAAGGATAGTTTATTTACGAACTTCATTGGCAATGGCAAGGTTAAGTTTGTCTTTAGAGATTTTACATTGAACGGGCCAGCATCGGTATTGGCTGCAGAAGCATCTTACTGTGCTGGTGATCAAGGAAAGTATTGGGAGTATCATGACGAGTTATACAGCAACTGGGAAGGGGAAAATACCGGCTGGGTAAATATGCATAATTTGAAGAAGTTTGCATCGAATGTGGGTCTTAATATTGAATCTTTCGATAAATGTCTGCAGAGTGGCAAGTACCAGCAAAGAGTTCTTGACAATTATAAATTTGGGCAGAGGATAGGCATCAATGCTACCCCAACATTCTTGATAATCGACAATGAGGGAAATACGCAAGTAATAAAGGGTGCCCAGCCATACAGTGTTTTCGAGCAAGTTCTTGGGCAGAAACTGAACATGTAA
- a CDS encoding CbiX/SirB N-terminal domain-containing protein: protein MKKALLLIDRGSKEQDVKDELNAICSLAKERGGYYIANYAFLEVTPPYIEEGINSCVKQGVEFVTIMPYFLYPGMKLKVAVKQSEEIASKLALKYAITECLNYHAAFVDIVRDRINEVKQKESVGIPDKECDILLIGHGSSDRDARDAFIYIANSIRQIYRNVSFCFLELDKPNIEEGIKQALANNPQTLVLVPYFLHKGAHVKHDVKEEVEKAIKNSSHSRVYMARHLGVDEKIVDVVLERAKEVESKFGV, encoded by the coding sequence TTGAAGAAAGCGCTATTGTTGATTGATAGGGGCAGCAAGGAGCAGGATGTTAAGGACGAATTGAATGCTATATGTTCGCTTGCGAAAGAACGTGGCGGTTACTACATCGCGAATTACGCATTTCTAGAAGTCACACCACCTTACATAGAAGAGGGCATCAATTCCTGTGTCAAGCAAGGTGTAGAATTTGTTACTATAATGCCATACTTTCTATATCCTGGCATGAAGTTGAAGGTAGCAGTAAAGCAGAGCGAAGAGATCGCATCAAAGTTGGCACTCAAATATGCAATAACAGAATGTCTTAACTACCATGCAGCTTTTGTGGATATAGTAAGAGATCGTATAAATGAAGTAAAGCAGAAGGAGAGTGTAGGTATCCCTGATAAAGAGTGTGACATACTTTTAATCGGACATGGAAGCAGTGATAGGGATGCCAGGGACGCATTTATTTACATCGCAAACTCTATACGACAGATTTACAGAAATGTATCTTTCTGCTTTCTCGAGCTTGATAAACCAAACATAGAAGAGGGTATAAAACAAGCGCTTGCCAATAATCCTCAAACACTCGTACTTGTTCCATATTTTCTGCACAAGGGGGCACATGTCAAGCATGATGTGAAGGAAGAGGTAGAAAAAGCAATAAAAAATTCTAGTCATAGCAGAGTGTACATGGCAAGGCATCTTGGTGTTGATGAGAAAATAGTCGATGTTGTATTGGAGCGGGCGAAGGAGGTAGAAAGCAAGTTTGGCGTCTGA
- a CDS encoding 30S ribosomal protein S8e, with product MKKSIENLIKRKASGGRRRAYRGRRKFEIDRYPAEPVLGKQEIIVKRVRGHNLKPVVKVAEFANVVDPESKKATRMKILEVTHNPSNKDYERRGVMTKGAVIKTEAGTARVVSRPGQHGTINAVLVK from the coding sequence ATGAAGAAATCTATTGAGAACTTGATAAAGAGAAAGGCTAGTGGAGGACGTAGGCGTGCATACAGGGGGAGGAGAAAGTTTGAGATTGACAGGTATCCTGCGGAGCCAGTACTAGGCAAGCAGGAGATAATTGTAAAAAGAGTGAGGGGGCACAATCTCAAGCCCGTTGTAAAAGTCGCGGAGTTCGCCAATGTAGTAGATCCAGAGTCAAAGAAAGCAACAAGGATGAAGATCTTAGAGGTTACTCATAATCCATCAAACAAGGACTATGAAAGAAGGGGCGTTATGACTAAGGGCGCTGTGATAAAGACCGAGGCGGGTACGGCTAGAGTAGTCTCCAGACCGGGACAGCATGGGACTATTAACGCTGTTCTTGTAAAGTAA
- a CDS encoding Gar1/Naf1 family protein: MQEVGEVLHVAKSGRLVVKLSQKVNAGDIFVDAKGRKIAKVVELIGPVKAPYASAIPLGDRTKKYIGTKVYRGGKRR, encoded by the coding sequence TTGCAGGAGGTTGGGGAGGTCTTGCATGTCGCAAAAAGTGGGAGACTTGTAGTAAAGCTCAGTCAGAAGGTAAATGCCGGTGACATATTTGTGGACGCAAAGGGAAGGAAAATTGCTAAGGTTGTTGAGCTTATAGGCCCAGTAAAAGCACCGTATGCATCTGCCATACCCCTAGGAGATAGAACTAAGAAGTATATTGGAACCAAAGTGTATAGAGGAGGAAAAAGAAGATGA
- a CDS encoding signal recognition particle subunit SRP19/SEC65 family protein: protein MKDYEHQIIWLDYFNKNLSRKRGRKVNKDRAIFDPKLDELEQAAKSAGYVPKETNAEVNFPRRAYVRSGYIVVEKKHSKSKVINIIAQKLEQLRVKKSAKQS from the coding sequence ATGAAAGATTATGAACACCAGATCATCTGGCTAGATTATTTTAATAAGAATTTGAGCAGGAAAAGGGGAAGGAAGGTCAACAAAGATAGAGCTATTTTTGATCCCAAACTTGATGAGTTGGAACAGGCTGCCAAGTCAGCTGGATACGTTCCAAAGGAGACAAATGCTGAGGTGAATTTTCCAAGAAGAGCTTACGTGAGGTCTGGATACATAGTAGTTGAAAAGAAACATAGCAAGTCAAAAGTTATTAACATTATCGCACAGAAGCTTGAGCAACTAAGGGTAAAGAAATCTGCTAAGCAATCATGA
- a CDS encoding aldo/keto reductase yields MKYRKLGKSGIKVSEIGFGAWVIGLDWWGKKIDDQEALKMLMKAYDLGITFYDTADIYGRGKSEKLLALAFKGMRNEVVLSTKFGYDIYSDIRQIGHDELPQRFEEKFIRFALDHSLQRLETEYVDLYSMHNPKMDAIQDDDVFRLLNELVSEGKIRHYGVALGPAIGWQNEGILAMENRNVTAIQTVYNILEQEPAKGFFAVADENDVGILVRVPDASGVLTGKVNASTVLNNNDHRSFRKRDWIIEALKKVDNLKPFAESKGWSIKELAVKFILSEKTISSVLPTATSIEEVETFASVSDGKYLDAKEYEYIKELYDKNFYVQVST; encoded by the coding sequence ATGAAATATAGAAAGTTGGGCAAAAGTGGAATCAAGGTATCAGAGATAGGTTTTGGGGCATGGGTAATTGGACTAGATTGGTGGGGAAAGAAGATCGATGATCAAGAAGCTCTGAAGATGTTGATGAAGGCATACGATCTCGGTATTACGTTTTACGACACCGCTGATATATATGGTAGAGGTAAGAGCGAGAAACTGCTTGCTCTAGCTTTTAAGGGAATGCGAAATGAGGTGGTACTATCAACGAAATTTGGATATGACATTTACAGTGATATTAGGCAGATAGGACATGACGAATTGCCGCAGAGATTTGAGGAGAAATTTATTAGGTTTGCGTTGGATCACAGCCTTCAAAGGTTAGAGACGGAGTATGTTGATCTCTATAGCATGCATAATCCTAAGATGGATGCCATCCAAGATGACGATGTTTTCCGATTGCTTAACGAATTGGTCAGTGAAGGAAAAATAAGGCATTATGGTGTTGCATTAGGCCCTGCAATTGGGTGGCAGAATGAAGGTATACTCGCTATGGAAAACAGGAATGTGACCGCTATACAAACGGTTTACAATATACTTGAGCAGGAGCCAGCAAAGGGTTTCTTCGCCGTGGCAGATGAAAATGATGTGGGCATACTTGTGAGGGTGCCAGATGCATCTGGCGTACTTACAGGTAAGGTGAATGCAAGTACGGTTTTGAATAACAATGATCATAGAAGCTTTAGAAAACGGGATTGGATAATTGAAGCGCTGAAGAAGGTCGATAACCTTAAACCATTTGCAGAATCCAAGGGGTGGAGTATAAAGGAACTTGCAGTCAAGTTCATACTATCTGAAAAGACGATCTCGTCTGTACTACCTACGGCTACTAGTATAGAAGAGGTAGAGACCTTTGCCAGTGTATCGGATGGCAAGTATCTAGATGCAAAAGAGTATGAGTATATAAAAGAACTGTATGATAAGAACTTTTACGTGCAGGTATCCACCTAA
- a CDS encoding DUF1802 family protein, giving the protein MQTLREWRALKEWAVVVKALEDGEQCILFRKGGVLDPTFAVESTEFLLFPTFEHQTKEYLKDYYKDKFDELFSKKDANKVAVSSAAKVVSTYEISDKMKLYKLSKYHVYNDDFIDYRMQWNKDKPMNVIFIRTFRLNEPLILDILPEYSGCRSWIKVSTNATLGKPVMNDKEFNEIKQEIEALVV; this is encoded by the coding sequence ATGCAGACATTAAGAGAGTGGAGAGCCTTGAAGGAGTGGGCTGTAGTTGTGAAGGCACTGGAGGATGGTGAGCAATGCATATTATTTAGGAAAGGAGGTGTGCTAGATCCAACATTCGCAGTTGAGAGCACTGAGTTTCTATTGTTCCCAACGTTTGAACATCAGACCAAAGAATACCTCAAGGATTATTACAAGGACAAGTTTGATGAATTATTTAGTAAAAAGGATGCTAATAAGGTTGCAGTATCATCGGCAGCTAAAGTTGTGTCAACTTACGAAATAAGCGATAAGATGAAGCTATATAAATTAAGCAAATATCATGTTTACAACGATGATTTCATAGATTATAGGATGCAGTGGAATAAGGACAAACCAATGAACGTCATTTTTATTCGCACTTTTAGATTGAACGAACCCCTTATACTTGACATCTTGCCAGAATACTCTGGATGCAGGTCGTGGATCAAGGTTAGCACGAATGCAACTTTGGGTAAACCCGTTATGAATGATAAAGAATTTAATGAAATTAAACAGGAGATCGAGGCGTTGGTAGTATGA
- a CDS encoding cobalamin biosynthesis protein gives MKIAVVAITKHGIEIARKLKTRMPEFDIHVPEKFSDGKYDVNWYNEPSAVAMGKLFKSYKALICIFSLGAVIRLITPHMKDKKTDPAVIVIDDKAQFVISALSGHLGGANALARLVASILNATPVITTAADVNETIAVDLLGREFGWVIDDDSTVTKVSAHMVNEQSVGVYQDTGERNWWPNDRSLPSNVRLVNTLDELNSDEYKAALIITDRILDSKYRNLLQKSVVYRPKSLVVGIGLHWDTSKDEILNGIRAALENANLSFKSIRNVATINREAVVQGLQEFSKEFNIPIEYFDKNQLSKVEVPNPSDVVKKFEGTASVSEASSMLSAKNSTLLVTKQKFPPNLTIAVARVSKN, from the coding sequence ATGAAGATAGCTGTTGTTGCAATAACAAAGCATGGCATAGAGATCGCTAGAAAGTTGAAAACAAGAATGCCTGAATTTGATATTCATGTGCCAGAAAAATTTAGCGATGGAAAATATGATGTTAACTGGTATAACGAACCTAGCGCAGTTGCAATGGGCAAACTATTCAAATCATACAAAGCATTAATATGCATCTTTTCGCTTGGTGCAGTTATTCGTTTGATTACACCTCATATGAAAGATAAGAAGACCGATCCGGCTGTAATTGTGATAGATGATAAGGCCCAATTTGTGATAAGTGCCTTATCGGGGCATCTTGGAGGTGCCAATGCCTTGGCAAGACTTGTTGCGTCGATCCTAAACGCTACACCTGTTATTACGACTGCAGCCGATGTTAATGAGACAATTGCCGTTGATCTTTTAGGTAGAGAATTTGGATGGGTAATAGATGATGACTCTACTGTCACGAAAGTAAGTGCACATATGGTTAATGAGCAGAGCGTGGGAGTTTATCAGGATACTGGTGAGCGCAACTGGTGGCCAAACGATAGGTCATTGCCTTCAAATGTGCGTTTGGTTAATACTCTAGACGAGTTGAATAGCGATGAATATAAGGCGGCGTTGATCATTACTGACAGAATCCTTGACAGCAAATATCGGAATTTATTGCAAAAGTCTGTAGTATACAGGCCAAAAAGTTTGGTTGTTGGTATAGGTCTGCATTGGGATACTAGCAAGGATGAGATCTTGAATGGCATACGAGCTGCATTGGAAAATGCAAACCTTAGTTTTAAGAGTATAAGAAATGTTGCAACGATAAATAGAGAAGCCGTCGTTCAAGGTCTACAGGAATTTTCTAAAGAATTTAATATACCCATTGAATACTTTGATAAAAACCAATTATCTAAAGTTGAGGTACCAAATCCTTCCGATGTAGTGAAGAAGTTCGAAGGAACTGCAAGTGTGTCAGAGGCTTCGTCTATGCTTAGCGCTAAGAATAGTACATTGCTGGTTACAAAACAAAAATTTCCACCGAATCTTACTATTGCCGTAGCAAGGGTGAGCAAAAATTGA
- a CDS encoding precorrin-8X methylmutase yields the protein MASERALDIEKKSMEIIENEIGKHHYEELQWIIVRRVIHATADFDFTKENRIIFHRDAISSGLEAIRNKCAIVGDSDIVLAGLNKKNLQEHGIKTICYISDPDIACEAKRLNKTRAEVSMRKAIDYINNGIVAIGNAPTALYEVIKMVREDAVKPALIIGIPVGFVSSVESKRELLKANVPYITNKGRKGGSTVAASIINALFNIYKEKIN from the coding sequence TTGGCGTCTGAAAGGGCACTTGATATTGAAAAGAAGAGTATGGAGATAATTGAGAATGAGATAGGGAAGCATCACTACGAGGAATTGCAGTGGATAATAGTGAGGAGGGTAATTCACGCCACAGCTGACTTTGACTTTACCAAGGAAAACAGGATAATTTTCCATAGAGATGCAATAAGTTCAGGATTGGAGGCAATTCGAAACAAATGCGCGATAGTTGGTGATTCAGATATCGTTTTGGCAGGATTGAACAAGAAGAATTTGCAGGAACATGGAATCAAAACCATATGCTACATCTCTGATCCTGACATCGCATGTGAAGCCAAACGGCTGAATAAAACTAGGGCTGAAGTGTCTATGCGAAAAGCTATTGATTATATTAACAATGGTATAGTAGCCATTGGTAATGCACCTACAGCACTTTATGAGGTGATAAAGATGGTTAGGGAAGATGCTGTAAAACCAGCGTTGATAATTGGCATTCCGGTTGGGTTCGTCTCATCTGTTGAATCGAAGAGAGAGCTGCTTAAAGCAAACGTTCCCTACATAACAAACAAGGGCAGAAAAGGAGGGAGCACCGTAGCTGCATCTATAATCAACGCATTGTTTAACATTTACAAAGAAAAAATTAATTGA